The Porites lutea chromosome 4, jaPorLute2.1, whole genome shotgun sequence genome contains a region encoding:
- the LOC140935973 gene encoding uncharacterized protein — MNKQRGNATMRLSTICLLIVLLLGVNFGRGEVNSCSMLQRLHGEMVNIKQAKENAEKEGGIVSVPKAMTVNSSVDCEQGCCGNINCTVYLFYPRQPSNDEHQNYDCFFLNCRPQNLCSLVNVSSKAEGAVVGIRDLQLAGNSVEPKMSSNLASVSLSTEAVPHANDGEKKSNLTTKPSSTASTQKSTNATSTAQSEVSTTSMPLKVKKTNENNHTTYGSLVIALAFGILFFLAVLVLIGRPWWYSFHRPRYSKVDYLMNGL, encoded by the exons ATGAATAAGCAACGAGGAAACGCTACAATGAGGCTGTCTACAATTTGTCTGCTAATTGTGTTATTACTGGGCGTAAATTTTGGACGAGGCGAGGTGAACTCATGTTCAATGTTGCAGCGATTACACGGCGAAATGGTCAACATCAAGCAGGCGAAAGAAAATGCCGAGAAAGAAGGGGGAATCGTCTCAGTTCCTAAGGCGATGACAGTGAATTCTTCAGTGGATTGTGAACAGGGATGCTGTGGTAATATCAACTGCACGGTGTATCTATTTTATCCGCGTCAGCCTTCTAATGATGAACACCAGAACTACGACTGTTTCTTTCTTAACTGTCGACCACAAAACTTGTGCTCTTTGGTCAACGTCAGCAGCAAAGCTGAAGGAGCAGTTGTAGGAATTCGAGATCTTCAGCTAGCAG GTAACTCAGTGGAACCGAAAATGTCTTCTAACTTAGCAAGTGTCTCCTTAAGCACTGAAGCTGTACCACATGCTAATGATGGTGAAAAG AAATCCAATTTAACAACTAAGCCAAGCAGCACTGCTAGCACCCAGAAATCAACTAATGCAACATCTACAGCTCAATCTGAAG TTTCTACAACTTCCATGCCGCTAAAAGTGaagaaaaccaatgaaaataaccacacaacATATGGATCGTTGGTGATTGCCCTTGCTTTTGGTATCTTGTTCTTTTTAGCTGTCTTAGTTCTCATTGGTCGTCCATGGTGGTACTCATTTCATAGACCAAGGTACTCCAAGGTGGATTATTTAATGAATGGACTCTGA
- the LOC140934885 gene encoding uncharacterized protein, translated as MPSPFPRMKRGNARRAGIGRQKNFKPALKAVNSLIVDIENSESPEDEETMSETYDQKLSSSASNVTGSNIRNRSAANRIPSPDPFLKQHRLLEEFDGDSESEDSEGDFEKRSEARVLTEVERLEEAQTALEDKVKETKVLLQRKDRTRNQRIQAQQKLARLEAKLEMLDQRLEAERSGKTRWTFVKRVVRKAKVGFHSSELLKRKMPLQGLLAASLDTQAGLAGEVEIQDMESKSEEDVQLEENSSTKPQKTFKTKALQEFHLSLQEKPQDKQKEVKSCEDAVNASTSDGCRKSDSDAILDEIKDRREVDKGWLRISDRSKDFVEKIDISETHQTKEAWVNISQQGQQMFARKVFRAHMNGNDPRLSNTLNRKAKRTVSGVLGERLTIGDRRASKSSSEKSFDSNKEKTKQRALFERVSSASSRRPRVVRMEHIRGTTSFLPPIPNSEAKKRPKQEQIDRATDENDVELKKERMILIPNRRRVAKRRAELYLKQLEFVRAHGLDKKEVLKHVGEAMKEHRDSEDVTGEHQPSTTPRSTLYLIGALSRTHLRPPTAHAPQINES; from the coding sequence ATGCCTTCACCGTTTCCCAGAATGAAACGAGGAAATGCAAGGAGAGCGGGAATCGGCCGACAGAAGAATTTCAAACCAGCCTTGAAAGCAGTAAACAGTTTAATAGTTGATATTGAAAATTCAGAGAGTCCCGAAGACGAAGAGACCATGAGTGAAACATACGATCAAAAATTATCGTCTTCTGCGTCGAATGTTACGGGCTCTAACATTAGAAACAGAAGTGCGGCGAATAGAATTCCGTCTCCAGACCCGTTTCTCAAGCAACATAGACTCCTGGAAGAATTTGATGGCGATTCAGAAAGTGAAGACAGTGAAGGCGATTTTGAAAAACGATCTGAGGCTCGCGTGTTGACTGAAGTGGAACGGCTAGAAGAGGCGCAAACAGCTTTGGAAgacaaagtaaaagaaacaaaagtatTGCTGCAAAGAAAAGACCGTACAAGAAATCAAAGAATTCAAGCGCAACAAAAATTAGCAAGGCTCGAAGCCAAGCTTGAAATGCTGGATCAGCGTTTGGAGGCAGAGAGATCTGGCAAAACTCGATGGACGTTTGTCAAACGAGTTGTGCGAAAGGCCAAAGTTGGATTTCATAGTAGCGAGCTGCTGAAACGAAAGATGCCATTGCAGGGCTTGCTGGCAGCTTCGTTGGACACCCAAGCTGGCCTAGCTGGGGAAGTTGAAATTCAAGATATGGAGAGCAAAAGTGAAGAAGACGTTCAACTCGAGGAAAACTCATCTACCAAACCCCAAAAAACGTTCAAGACCAAGGCACTTCAGGAATTTCATTTGAGTCTTCAGGAAAAGCCTCAGGATAAACAAAAAGAGGTCAAATCCTGTGAAGATGCTGTAAATGCATCAACGAGCGATGGGTGTCGCAAAAGTGACAGCGATGCAATCCTAGATGAAATTAAAGACCGCAGAGAGGTGGATAAAGGATGGCTTCGAATCAGCGACAGGTCCAAGGATTTCGTTGAAAAGATAGATATTTCAGAGACGCACCAAACCAAAGAAGCCTGGGTAAATATAAGCCAACAGGGACAGCAAATGTTTGCTAGGAAAGTATTCAGGGCCCACATGAATGGAAATGATCCGCGTCTGTCGAACACTTTGAATAGAAAGGCCAAAAGGACCGTTTCAGGTGTCCTTGGAGAAAGGTTGACCATTGGCGACAGAAGAGCTTCCAAAAGTTCATCAGAAAAGAGTTTTGACAGTAATAAAGAGAAAACCAAACAGAGAGCGCTGTTTGAAAGGGTCTCTTCCGCCTCTTCGCGACGACCTAGAGTTGTCAGAATGGAACATATCCGCGGAACAACCAGTTTTCTTCCACCAATTCCGAATTCCGAAGCAAAGAAACGCCCAAAACAAGAGCAAATTGACAGGGCGACGGACGAAAATGACGTTGAGCTGAAAAAGGAGAGAATGATTTTAATACCTAATCGAAGACGAGTGGCCAAAAGACGAGCTGAGTTGTATTTAAAACAACTCGAGTTTGTAAGAGCTCATGGACTTGACAAAAAAGAAGTTTTGAAACATGTCGGAGAAGCGATGAAAGAGCACCGTGACAGTGAGGACGTGACTGGAGAGCACCAACCCTCAACCACTCCTCGAAGCACTTTGTACTTGATAGGGGCATTATCAAGAACTCATCTCCGGCCCCCAACTGCGCATGCCCCGCAAATAAACGAAAGCTGA
- the LOC140935975 gene encoding WASH complex subunit 3-like yields the protein MDNDGLPIVGPNVDFTQVGPINHKRTLAFLNHFITHSVRFLNRFSCVCEEKLAELSTKIQRIEIMMSILEAKLASIPGLEDVTVSTPAPAPSGSAASTSAQATAPPPPPSDTPQTAAEGPPAPPTDQPAPEPEKPTMTVSKDPRYAKYFQMVKVGVPIPAIAPKMMAEGLDPSLLENPDAPAPEGALVPAEQDDSDDDMSSTSSFSDDD from the exons ATGGATAACGATGGCTTACCGATTGTGGGACCAAATGTAGATTTTACACAG GTTGGACCAATTAACCACAAAAGAACTTTGGCATTTCTCAATCATTTTATTACACATTCAGTCAGATTCTTAAATAGATTTTCATGTGTGTGTGAAGAG AAGTTAGCAGAATTGTCAACTAAGATACAAAGAATTGAAATAATGATGAGCATCCTAGAAGCCAAG TTGGCGTCAATTCCAGGCCTCGAGGATGTGACAGTGTCAACACCTGCTCCAGCTCCATCTGGTAGTGCAGCCTCCACTTCAGCCCAAGCGACAgctccacctcctcctccttctgACACACCACAAACAGCTGCTGAG GGACCCCCTGCACCTCCCACAGATCAACCAG CTCCAGAGCCAGAAAAACCAA CAATGACTGTTTCCAAAGATCCAAGATATGCTAAGTACTTCCAGATGGTCAAAGTT GGTGTGCCAATTCCAGCAATTGCCCCCAAAATGATGGCAGAAGGACTGGATCCAAGTTTACTTGA AAATCCTGATGCCCCAGCACCTGAGGGCGCCTTAGTACCTGCTGAACAGGATGACTCAGATGATGACATGTCTTCAACATCTTCATTCAGTGATGACGATTAA